The genomic interval ACGCAATCTCGCCATAAAAGAATTTATCCTAAAAAATGGCACAAGGGCGGATTATATACTATTTGTCGCGGGTAAGGCGTGTGGAGTGATAGAGGCGAAAAAAATTTCTTTGTCTCTAAGTGGGGCGGAAAATCAAGCCAAAAATTATGCTTATACTCTTCCCGCGCATATTCCCTCTTTTCAAGGTATGTTGCCCTTTGTTTATGTCAGCAATGCGAGTGAAATTTATTTTACAGATTTGCGCGAACCAAACCCACGCGCAAGGAGGATTTTTGCCTTTCATACGCCAAAAGAACTTTTAGAGAAGCTTAATTCCGATTCTTTGCGTGAGAGAATCCGACATATCCCGCCACTAAGCAGCCAAGATTCTAAAAAGCTAAGAGATTGTCAAAAAGAAGCCATAGAGGGCTTAGAAAAATCTTTGAAACAAAACAAACAAAGAGCCTTAATCCAAATGGCAACCGGTGCAGGTAAAACCTTTACCGCTTGTAATTTTGCGTATCGTCTGCTAAGCATAGCAAAAGCAAAGCGCATTTTGTTTCTTGTAGATAGAAACAATCTTGGCAAACAAGCCAAAAAAGAATTTGATAATTTCAGCCCAAGCGCAGATAAGCGGCATTTTAGCGAGATTTATAATGTGGTGCATTTAGAGACAAATCACATTCTCACAGAATCCAAAGTCGTGATTACGACAATTCAGAGGCTGTATTCTATTTTGCGTGGAGAGAGTGAGTTTGATAGCGCAAACGAGGAACACTCCGCCTTTGAAAATGAGGATAAAGAAACAAAAGAAGTTGCCTATAATCCCAAAATTGGCATTGATACCTTTGATTTTATCGTTATTGATGAATGCCACCGCAGCATTTATGGGCTGTGGCGACAGGTGCTAGAGTATTTTGACGCATTTCTTATCGGGCTTAGCGCGACACCCTCTAAGCATACCTTAGGGTTTTTCGCTCAAAATGTTGTGGCGCAATATGACTTAGAAAAATCCATTCTTGACAAAGTCAATGTGGGCTATGAAATCTTTAGGATTAAAACGCGCATTAGCGAGCAAGGAAGCATTATTGAAGCGAATGCAGAATTTCAGATTCCATTCCGCGACAAAGACACGCGAAAAATCGGCTATGAGAGCTTAGAGGAGGATTTAGAATATTCCAAAGCAGATTTAGACCGCTCCGTGCTTGCTCCTAGCCAAATCCGCACGATTTTAGAGACTTATAAAAACAAAGTCTTTGACCTACTTTTTCCCGAACGTGAGCGAAGCTATTTGCCTAAAACTTTGATTTTTGCCAAAGACGATAATCACGCAGAGGAAATCGTGCGCCTTGCGCGAGAAGTGTTTAACGCAGACAATGAGTTTGCGCAAAAAATCACCTATAATATCGGCAATCAAAACCCACACGAGCTTATCAATGCCTTTAGGCATTCCAAAAAGTTTAGAATCGCGGTTACGGTGGATATGATAGCCACAGGCACAGACATTAAGCCCTTAGAAGTGCTGATTTTTATGCGTGATGTCAAATCGGCGAGTTATTATGCGCAAATGGTTGGGCGCGGGGTGCGGAGTATCCATAATGACGATTTAAGGGCTGTTACGCCAAATGCGGATTGTAAGACGCGTTTTTATGTGATTGACGCGGTGGGCGTGAGTGAAAGCCAAAAGATTGATTCACGCCCCTTAGAACGCAAGAAACGCTTAAGTTTAAAGGAGATTTTGCAACAGGTGCGCGAGAGTGTGGCAAAAGGTGAATATGACAAAGACGCACTTTTAAGCCTCGCTTCAAGGCTTACACGCTTAGAGTTAAGCTTAAGCAAGGAGGATAATGCGAGTTTGCAAGAACTTAATTCTAACAAAAGCCTTTGCGCACTTGCAAAAGAGATTTTAGCATTTGCGGATTCCTTACAAGCGTTAGAGAGGGCAGAGGTGGCGCACAATCCACTAGAGATTTTTACAAATGACACATTTTGCAAGCTGCTTTTAGAGTTGGCAAAAAAGAGCAAAATTTATATTGATGAAATCTCGCAGGATTCTGTGCTTAGTGCAGAATTTGACACGCAAAAGGCGCAGAATCTCATCGCGCAATTTAATGAATTCATTTTGCAGCATAAAGACGAAATCACCGCTCTAAGCATTATCTACTCACAAAATTACAAAAATCGCCACCTAACTTATGAGGTGATTGCAGAATTAGCGCATAAGCTTAAGCAGGATTCTATGGATATTCCAAGCTTATGGAATGCGTATAAACTGCGTGATAAGGGCAAAGTGAGTAAGAATCCTAGCAAAAACCTAACCAACCTCATCTCCCTTGTGCGCTATGCACTCAAAATGGACACAGAGTTGCAAGATTTTGCGATTGGGGCGAATGCGCGTTATAATCTGTGGCGTGGGCGATGTAAGAAAAAGGGCATTGCATTTAGCCCCGAGCAAGAGGCATTTTTGGAGCTTATCAAAGAATACATTATCGCAAATGGCTGTGCGGAAGTTAAGGATATTCAAGAGATTTGCGCAGACTTAGGCGGGATTTATAGAGCAAAAGCGATTTTTAAGGAAAATTTAGGCGAACTCGTGGAGGAACTAAGCTTGGCATTGGTGGGGTAGGAGGAAAAAATGAGTGATTATACTTTTACAAAATATAGAGACAAGGATAAGGTAGATTTTGAAGTGTTGATTGACGAATGGCTTATGTCAAATGATTCGGTGAATCACGCTATGCTATCTCTTGTTAATGATTTTGAGAGCAATCAATGGAGGAGCAAGAAATTTAGGAATTTTATTATAAATAATCTAAAAGAAGTTGCGTTAAATAAAAAAGAAAGAGATGCGTTGAGTGGAAATGAAGGTGATATATTGGAAAGAGCTATTTCTAAAATGCACATTGATAACTCAGGGGGTGAAATTGGAGAAGTTTTTTTATATGGTATTATGAAAAGCTATTACAATGCTTTACCAGTTGTTCCAAAAATATTCTACAAACAAAACCCTAATGATAACGCAAAAGGCGCAGATAGTGTCCATATAACCTTAGAAGAAAATACTTATCATATATGGCTTGGAGAATCAAAAATTTATAATGATATAACAGGTTCTATTAATGAAGCAGTAAAATCTGTGTATGAACTTTTGGCTACTGATAAATTAAAAAAGGAAAAATCTTTAATAATGAATTTAAATGATATTGAGGATTATTTAAGTGATGCTGATGATTCAAAGAAGCTTTTAATGATAGAGCTAAAAAAGACACTTAATGATAGAACTTCACTAGATGAGATGAAAAAAATCTTGCATATACCTATTTCTATTATTTATGAGTGCGAAATGACAAAAAAACATTTGCAAAACCCTTCAGTTTGTCTTGATGATAATTATAAAAATTTAATTATTGAATTCCATAAGAATCAATGCGGCAATTTATCTCAAAAGATTATTAGCAAACTTAATAATATACCTTTGATTGAATATATTAAATTTCATATTATAATTTTTCCAATTCCCAATAAAAAAGAATTAGTAGCACAAATCAATAAAATTTTTGAGGCACATAGACAATGATGACTAACGAACAAATTTTTGATGAATGCAAAAGAATCTACACGCTTGATGACAAAGAAAAAGCTAATGAGCTTTTTAGATTGCTTGATAAAATAGGTAATAAACGAAATTATTCCCCTGTATTAAACCACTTAATTAGAGAGGTTGGAATATATCCTTATATCAATCAAGATACAGCCATATTTTCAGATAGGCTCGTGTGTGAATGTTTCAAGACTGATGTAGGAGAGAATGAACCAAAGATATTGCATAGAGAGCAATCAAGGATTTTAAAACGATTATTGGAGGGAGAAAATCTAATCCTTTCAGCTCCTACAAGTTTTGGAAAAAGCTTTATTATTGATGCACTCATCGCCATTAAAAAACCAAGCAATATCTTAATTATCGTTCCAACTATTTCGCTTATGGACGAGACAAGAAGAAGATTAACGCTAAAATTTGGTAGTGACTATCATATTATTACAACTAGCGGTTCTCAACTAAAAGATAAAAATATATTTATTTTCCCGCAGGAAAGGGCTTTAGAATACTTTGAGAATCTTAGAGAAAAAAGCTTGGATTTATTTATAGTAGATGAGTTTTATAAAATGTCTAATAAAGACAGAAGAACACATATACTTCACAATATTGTTAATAAGTTTAAAAATATTGCCAAACAAAAATATTATATATGCCCTAATGCAGACGACATAGAAGATAAGTCTAAAAATAAAATTTTTCTAGCAGGTTTAAAGAAAGAAATTTTGACAATCACAACAGTGGCTCTCAATAAATTTGACTTAAGCAAAGAAACAGGGAGCAAGGAATTAAAAATTCAAAATCTTTTAAAAAATGAAATTGGCAAAAGTTTGATTTATGTTAGCACAAAACCTAATTCTAAAAAATTATGTAAAATTTTATTAAAATTTATTAAAGCAGGCAATGAGGAACTTAATTCGTTTTCTCAATGGCTGCAAAAACACTATGCCAGAGAATGGGATTTTGCAACAAATATAAAAAATGGTATAGGGCAACATAATTCCGCAATTCATAGATATATACAACAATTACAAGTTAAATTATTTTCTGAAAACCCTAGTATGAATATTATGGTAAGCACTACTTCTTTAATTGAAGGGGTAAATACTGCAGCAAGAAATATTATTATATGGAATAATCAAGTTGCTAATGATTCTTTGAACAGCTTTACTTATAAAAATATAATTGGTAGAGGCGGAAGAATGTTTAAGTATTTTGTAGGAAATATTTATTTGTTGGATAATGAAAATAAAATAGAAGAAAAAGAAGTTGAAAAAATTGATATTAATCCTGATGAAGAGTTTTTATATAGAAATGATTTAGAAAATCCTGATTTAGAAAGTAAAAAATTAATTGAACAGAAGCTATTCAGTCTCATAAAAGATAAACAAAAATTTCAAAAATTAATAAGCTATATAAAAAATTACAAAATAATAATGAATATTGAAAATGTCCTGCAAATCATAGAAAGTGTCAATGAAATTATGAAGAGCATTAAACATCTTAACAATGATAATCCAGATTCTTGGGGATTGTTAGAGGTAAAATCTGTTAGAAATATTTTTTCTAACAATGATAAGAAGCTAGATAGAGCATATAAAAATATTAAAGTATTTGCAAAATATAATTGGAATGGCACTTCTGCATTATTGAACAATAGCACTATTAACATAAATGATTATTTTAATATTGAAAAAATCATTGTTTTTGATATAGCTAGTTTTTTTAACGATATTAATGAAATACAGCAAATTCTTTATCCTGATAAGCACATTAATATTTCTCCCTTTGTAAGCAAACTTTCTAACGCATTTCTTCCCTCTGTTGTCTATACCTTAGAAGAATTTGGCTTGCCAAGAATGTTATCAAAGAAATTGCACAAATATAACTTTATCAACTTTGAAAATAATGATTTAAAGATTGATGAAGCTTTAGAAACATTTAAAGAATCAAGCGTTGAAGAAATAATAAACTTATTCAAATCTCACAATGATTTTGATGATTTTGATGAGTATATATTAAAATATTTTTATGATGGATTGGGAAAATAATGATAAACAATATTCCAAAAAATTGGGAAATTAAAACCTTAGCAGAAGTTTGCACTTCTAAAAATTCAAATATTGTTTTAAGCAGTATTGAAAATAATACAGGGAAATATCCAATCTATGGGGCGAAAGGATTTTTAAAAACTATTGATTTCTACACCATAGAAAATGAAAGTTTGGGTATCGTCAAAGATGGCGCGGGAGTAGGTAGAATCTTTCTATTGCCTGAAAAATCATCTTTAATAGGGACAATGGCTTACATACAAGCAAATGAAAATTTGAATTTAAAATATTTATATCATTTTTTGCATACAATCAATTTTAACCAATACATAAGTGGTTCAGCGATTCCACATATTTATTTTAGGGATTATAAAAAAGAAAAAATCCCCCTCCCACCCCTTGAGGTTCAAAAAGCCATAGTGGAAAAGCTAGAAAATGCCTTTGCGCATATTGATGAGGCAGTGCGTCATCTTAAGTCGGTTCAAACAAACATTCCGCGCCTTAAATCCTCCTTGCTCCACTGCGCCTTTAGCGGCAAACTTACAGAATCTCAAAATTCATCGCACAAAGTGCAAACCTTAAAAAGCGTTGTCGGGGTGGAGGGAGAGTTTGAGAGGGAGGAGGGAGCGACTTCGCCATTCAAGCCCCTCCACCCTCTCATAAAGGAAGAAATTCCGCAAGGTTGGGAAATTAAAACACTTGGGGAAGTATTTAAGGTCATAGGTGGTGGAACGCCCTCTACTGCAAACCCTAAGTTTTGGAGCGGTAATATTGCTTGGATTACAAGCGCAAATATAGAGAATGAAAATTTTACAATTATCCCTAAAAAATTTATAAATCAAAGTGCTATTCAAGCCTCTGCTACAAATCTTGTGCCAAAAAATACTATTATTGTTGTAACAAGAGTTGGACTCGGTAAGGTAGGCATCACAGATGTAGAAACTTGTTTTAGTCAAGATAGTCAAGCCTTATTGCCTTTAATAGATTTAAATGTGAAATTTATGGCATTTCAAATAAGAAATAAGGCACAAAATTTTATTGTTAGCAGCAGAGGGACAACTATTAATGGTATTACAAAAGATACTCTTAAAAAGGTAGCATTAAAGATTCCGCCCCTTGCAACCCAAAATCAAATCGTGCAGATTTTAGAATCCAAGTTTGCGCATTTGGAGAAGTTGGAGCAGTTTGTGAATGCAAGCCTAGAAAATCTCCAAAAACTCAAATCCTCACTTTTAAACCAAGCGTTTAAGGGTGAGCTGATATGTTAAGATTCCACTTGATTTTTAACATATTTTGTTATAATGTTAAAAAATTTTATATTTTTTAACATATCAAGGCAAGGCGAATGAAAGAATTTATCCCAAATGAACTTCCATTAGAAATTCCTATAAGTGAAAATATGTATAAATTACTTGTAACTGCTTCAAGGGCTTTGAGTGAGCTAAGAGGTATAGCAAGGACAATTCCCAACCGCTTTATATTGATTAATGCATTAGTCTTACAAGAAGCAAAGGATTCTAGTGAGATAGAAAATATTATCACTACGCACGATGAATTGTTTTTATCGCAAGTTGATAAGAGTAAAATGGCAAAAGCTACTAAAGAGGTGCAAGATTATGGTAAGGCTCTACAAATAGGATTTTGGCTTATTAGTAGGGATAGGTTGTTTAGAAACTCTCATATTTTGGCGATTCAAAAACGACTTGAACGCAATGATGCGGGGTTTAGACGACAAAGTGGCACAATGCTTAAAAATCCAAGCACAGGAGAAATTAAGCATATTCCACCACAGCATTATGAGGATATAGTGCGTTTAATGAGTAATTTAGAGCAATATATAAATGATGATAGTATGCAAGACTTAGACCCGCTTATCAAAATGGCAATTATTCATTATCAATTTGAAAGCATACACCCATTTTATGATGGGAATGGGAGAAGTGGGAGGATTATTAATATCCTATATCTTGTGTATAAAGGGCTTTTGGACTTGCCTATACTCTACCTAAGTGGTTATATTGTGCGGCATAAGGCAGAATATTATGAACTTTTACAAAAAGTGCGTGATGAAAATGCGTGGGAAGAGTGGATAAGCTATATTTTAAAAGGAGTAGAATATACTTCTAAAACAACGACTACAACAATAAAAACTATTCAAAGCCTTATGCAACACACAAAAGATTTATTAAAAAATCAAACTGAATTTTACACAAAAGATTTTTTAGAGACTTTGTTTATACACCCATACACTAGGATAGAAACGATTGCAAGTAAGCTTAATATCACAAGGCAGACTGCTTCAAAATATCTTAAAATTTGTGAGGAGCTTAAAATCGTGCGATGTGTAAAAATAGGTAGGAATCATTATTATGTCAATATTGGCTTATTTGAATTGTTTAAAAAGGGAGTATGTTAAAATTCCGCTTGATTTTTAACAGAATTGGAAATTGTGTTAAAAAAATGAGAGAAAATTAACATATTGTGGAAATAGGTTGAAACTTTTAAAATAATACAAAGGGGTAAAAATGAGTGAAAAAGCGATTGTTGCAAAGGTGTGGAATTTCGCAACGATTTTGCGTGATAGTGGTGTGAGTTATACCGAGTATGTCGCGCAGTTAAGCTATTTGCTGTTTTTGAAAATGGAAAGTGAGCGGGAGAGTATCGGGGAGCATAGCAAAATCCCTACAAGCTGCAAATGGGAGCGGCTTATAAACCTAGATGGGCTGGAGCTAGAGAGTGCGTATAATGCCGCGTTAGCGCAACTTGCAAAGAGTGAGGGCGTGATAGGGCTTGTCTATAATGATGCGCAAAACAAAATCAAAGAACCCGCGAATCTCAAAAAGCTTTTTGTGCTTATGGATAGTGAGACTTGGCTAGGCTTGAATGTAGATGTCAAAGGCGCGATTTATGAGGGGCTGCTTGCGAAAAACGCCACAGAGACAAAGGCGGGAGCAGGGCAGTATTTCACACCTCGCGTGCTGATAGATTCTATTGTGGGGCTAATGGAGCTAAAGCCCAATATGGAGGTGTGCGACCCTGCGTGTGGGACGGGTGGATTTTTGCTAAGTGCGTATGAGGCGATGAAAGCACAGACGAAAGACAAAGAGGAGATCAAATGCTTAAGAAATGAGAGGCTTTGTGGCAAGGACATCACGCCCTTAGTGGCGTCTTTGTGCGCTATGAATCTGTATCTGCACGGAATTGGGGGCGAGGGAGGCATTATAGAAATCGGGGATTCTCTAAGTGAGTTAGGCAATCGGCGGTTTGATAGGGTGCTAACCAATCCGCCCTTTGGCAAGAAATCGGCAACTAAGATTCTAGCCGAAAATGGCAAGGTGAAAAGCCAAAAGGACGAATACAACAGAGAGGATTTTTTCGCCACAACCTCTAATAAGCAGCTAAATTTCTTGCAACACATTATGAA from Helicobacter hepaticus ATCC 51449 carries:
- a CDS encoding DEAD/DEAH box helicase family protein, translating into MDKPEQKAREEIDKLLSLAGFELRDFKDYALGDSTPNAARNLAIKEFILKNGTRADYILFVAGKACGVIEAKKISLSLSGAENQAKNYAYTLPAHIPSFQGMLPFVYVSNASEIYFTDLREPNPRARRIFAFHTPKELLEKLNSDSLRERIRHIPPLSSQDSKKLRDCQKEAIEGLEKSLKQNKQRALIQMATGAGKTFTACNFAYRLLSIAKAKRILFLVDRNNLGKQAKKEFDNFSPSADKRHFSEIYNVVHLETNHILTESKVVITTIQRLYSILRGESEFDSANEEHSAFENEDKETKEVAYNPKIGIDTFDFIVIDECHRSIYGLWRQVLEYFDAFLIGLSATPSKHTLGFFAQNVVAQYDLEKSILDKVNVGYEIFRIKTRISEQGSIIEANAEFQIPFRDKDTRKIGYESLEEDLEYSKADLDRSVLAPSQIRTILETYKNKVFDLLFPERERSYLPKTLIFAKDDNHAEEIVRLAREVFNADNEFAQKITYNIGNQNPHELINAFRHSKKFRIAVTVDMIATGTDIKPLEVLIFMRDVKSASYYAQMVGRGVRSIHNDDLRAVTPNADCKTRFYVIDAVGVSESQKIDSRPLERKKRLSLKEILQQVRESVAKGEYDKDALLSLASRLTRLELSLSKEDNASLQELNSNKSLCALAKEILAFADSLQALERAEVAHNPLEIFTNDTFCKLLLELAKKSKIYIDEISQDSVLSAEFDTQKAQNLIAQFNEFILQHKDEITALSIIYSQNYKNRHLTYEVIAELAHKLKQDSMDIPSLWNAYKLRDKGKVSKNPSKNLTNLISLVRYALKMDTELQDFAIGANARYNLWRGRCKKKGIAFSPEQEAFLELIKEYIIANGCAEVKDIQEICADLGGIYRAKAIFKENLGELVEELSLALVG
- a CDS encoding HamA C-terminal domain-containing protein, whose amino-acid sequence is MSDYTFTKYRDKDKVDFEVLIDEWLMSNDSVNHAMLSLVNDFESNQWRSKKFRNFIINNLKEVALNKKERDALSGNEGDILERAISKMHIDNSGGEIGEVFLYGIMKSYYNALPVVPKIFYKQNPNDNAKGADSVHITLEENTYHIWLGESKIYNDITGSINEAVKSVYELLATDKLKKEKSLIMNLNDIEDYLSDADDSKKLLMIELKKTLNDRTSLDEMKKILHIPISIIYECEMTKKHLQNPSVCLDDNYKNLIIEFHKNQCGNLSQKIISKLNNIPLIEYIKFHIIIFPIPNKKELVAQINKIFEAHRQ
- a CDS encoding DEAD/DEAH box helicase, translating into MMTNEQIFDECKRIYTLDDKEKANELFRLLDKIGNKRNYSPVLNHLIREVGIYPYINQDTAIFSDRLVCECFKTDVGENEPKILHREQSRILKRLLEGENLILSAPTSFGKSFIIDALIAIKKPSNILIIVPTISLMDETRRRLTLKFGSDYHIITTSGSQLKDKNIFIFPQERALEYFENLREKSLDLFIVDEFYKMSNKDRRTHILHNIVNKFKNIAKQKYYICPNADDIEDKSKNKIFLAGLKKEILTITTVALNKFDLSKETGSKELKIQNLLKNEIGKSLIYVSTKPNSKKLCKILLKFIKAGNEELNSFSQWLQKHYAREWDFATNIKNGIGQHNSAIHRYIQQLQVKLFSENPSMNIMVSTTSLIEGVNTAARNIIIWNNQVANDSLNSFTYKNIIGRGGRMFKYFVGNIYLLDNENKIEEKEVEKIDINPDEEFLYRNDLENPDLESKKLIEQKLFSLIKDKQKFQKLISYIKNYKIIMNIENVLQIIESVNEIMKSIKHLNNDNPDSWGLLEVKSVRNIFSNNDKKLDRAYKNIKVFAKYNWNGTSALLNNSTININDYFNIEKIIVFDIASFFNDINEIQQILYPDKHINISPFVSKLSNAFLPSVVYTLEEFGLPRMLSKKLHKYNFINFENNDLKIDEALETFKESSVEEIINLFKSHNDFDDFDEYILKYFYDGLGK
- a CDS encoding restriction endonuclease subunit S, with product MINNIPKNWEIKTLAEVCTSKNSNIVLSSIENNTGKYPIYGAKGFLKTIDFYTIENESLGIVKDGAGVGRIFLLPEKSSLIGTMAYIQANENLNLKYLYHFLHTINFNQYISGSAIPHIYFRDYKKEKIPLPPLEVQKAIVEKLENAFAHIDEAVRHLKSVQTNIPRLKSSLLHCAFSGKLTESQNSSHKVQTLKSVVGVEGEFEREEGATSPFKPLHPLIKEEIPQGWEIKTLGEVFKVIGGGTPSTANPKFWSGNIAWITSANIENENFTIIPKKFINQSAIQASATNLVPKNTIIVVTRVGLGKVGITDVETCFSQDSQALLPLIDLNVKFMAFQIRNKAQNFIVSSRGTTINGITKDTLKKVALKIPPLATQNQIVQILESKFAHLEKLEQFVNASLENLQKLKSSLLNQAFKGELIC
- a CDS encoding Fic family protein, whose protein sequence is MKEFIPNELPLEIPISENMYKLLVTASRALSELRGIARTIPNRFILINALVLQEAKDSSEIENIITTHDELFLSQVDKSKMAKATKEVQDYGKALQIGFWLISRDRLFRNSHILAIQKRLERNDAGFRRQSGTMLKNPSTGEIKHIPPQHYEDIVRLMSNLEQYINDDSMQDLDPLIKMAIIHYQFESIHPFYDGNGRSGRIINILYLVYKGLLDLPILYLSGYIVRHKAEYYELLQKVRDENAWEEWISYILKGVEYTSKTTTTTIKTIQSLMQHTKDLLKNQTEFYTKDFLETLFIHPYTRIETIASKLNITRQTASKYLKICEELKIVRCVKIGRNHYYVNIGLFELFKKGVC
- a CDS encoding type I restriction-modification system subunit M, whose translation is MSEKAIVAKVWNFATILRDSGVSYTEYVAQLSYLLFLKMESERESIGEHSKIPTSCKWERLINLDGLELESAYNAALAQLAKSEGVIGLVYNDAQNKIKEPANLKKLFVLMDSETWLGLNVDVKGAIYEGLLAKNATETKAGAGQYFTPRVLIDSIVGLMELKPNMEVCDPACGTGGFLLSAYEAMKAQTKDKEEIKCLRNERLCGKDITPLVASLCAMNLYLHGIGGEGGIIEIGDSLSELGNRRFDRVLTNPPFGKKSATKILAENGKVKSQKDEYNREDFFATTSNKQLNFLQHIMNLLKIGGKAAVVLPDNVLFEAGAGEKVRKKLLEDFNLHTILRLPTGIFYAQGVKANVLFFDKVATSEDSTQKVWVYDMRTNMNLSLVTSPLSAEHLREFESCFCVGAMENRKESERFRSFSIGEIKKRDKMNLDIFWLKDESLEDLENLPSPKDLSEQICISLKNALREIEQLKLS